The following is a genomic window from Microcoleus sp. FACHB-672.
CCGGCTTATATCACGCTGCTTGATAGTGTGATTTACTTAAAAAATCCAGCAACCCACGAACGGGACTTGCACAAAGCCTTAGGGCAGACGGTGGGGGAAGTCATGAGCCAAAATCCGATCACCATCACACCCGATAAATCTCTAACAGATGCAGCACGGCAGATCCATGATCGCAAGATTCACCGCCTGCCGGTGCTGGATGCTAACGGCCACCTGATTGGTATCCTGACTCGTGGGGATATTGTGCGAGAGATGGCAGCCAGTCAAGATTAATCAAAAGTTTTTTATTTTCGCTCGAAAGTTTTGCGCTAGTAGCTAATAGCATTGAACCATTAGCAACTAGCAATAAGATAAGTTGGCAAGTT
Proteins encoded in this region:
- a CDS encoding CBS domain-containing protein — its product is MPKTVADVMSRDLIIVRPETPLQEAIEILAERRISGLPVVDETGKLVGILSETDLMVRATGTTPPAYITLLDSVIYLKNPATHERDLHKALGQTVGEVMSQNPITITPDKSLTDAARQIHDRKIHRLPVLDANGHLIGILTRGDIVREMAASQD